One window of Microcoleus vaginatus PCC 9802 genomic DNA carries:
- a CDS encoding DUF4189 domain-containing protein, which yields MLQKLFSKWVVVTALTLPLFGSVQVAKAQDTYGATAYSPTSDATGISWDHATEKEALNAAVAVCNEKSGGANDCEALTSNSNNCGAIAVGKGGAGAGWGDDKEAAEAQALAGCSELEGGSCKVQLSACNN from the coding sequence ATGCTGCAAAAGCTTTTTTCTAAGTGGGTTGTAGTCACTGCTTTGACACTTCCTCTTTTTGGCTCAGTCCAGGTAGCGAAAGCTCAGGACACCTATGGAGCTACTGCTTATTCTCCGACTTCTGACGCCACTGGTATTAGTTGGGATCATGCGACAGAGAAAGAAGCACTAAACGCAGCAGTAGCCGTCTGCAATGAAAAAAGCGGAGGTGCGAACGACTGCGAAGCCCTGACCTCTAATAGCAATAATTGTGGAGCGATCGCAGTAGGCAAAGGAGGAGCAGGTGCGGGCTGGGGTGACGATAAAGAAGCAGCAGAAGCTCAAGCTCTTGCCGGTTGCAGCGAACTAGAGGGCGGCAGTTGTAAAGTGCAGCTTTCAGCTTGCAACAACTAA
- a CDS encoding peptidoglycan-binding protein gives MAGSQTFYYLLGIFALLVLTGTSRANYAAGSAVCYTDDCHRPAVRQHKRILKCGSKGHDVKKLQKLLNARGLSPHPIVIDGVFGPTTENAVKKFQRQAHIPVDGVVGGKTWDRLFASS, from the coding sequence ATGGCCGGATCACAGACTTTTTATTATTTACTAGGAATTTTCGCCCTATTAGTTTTGACGGGCACAAGTAGAGCAAACTATGCAGCAGGCTCGGCAGTTTGCTACACTGATGATTGCCATCGACCCGCAGTGAGACAGCATAAAAGGATTTTAAAATGCGGCTCGAAAGGGCACGATGTGAAGAAACTGCAAAAGTTGTTGAACGCGCGGGGCTTGTCCCCACACCCGATCGTAATTGATGGCGTGTTCGGTCCGACAACCGAAAATGCAGTGAAGAAATTTCAGCGGCAAGCTCATATTCCTGTAGACGGAGTGGTAGGAGGCAAAACTTGGGACAGACTGTTTGCTAGTTCGTAA
- a CDS encoding ThiF family adenylyltransferase, whose product MSIFFHEQLYRSAAVMSQIKNFPVTVCGAGALGANITESLARSGFCQLKVIDRDRIEERNLSTQPYYRSDIGAFKAKILANNLYRALGVSIDAHSKELTPANADRLLANSAAVIDTFDNSVGRQAVKDYCASVSLPCVHVGLAADYSEIIWNEHYRVPSAANDDVCDYPLARNLVILTVAVACEVIVTFAATKEQQNLTCTIGDFALKPLIL is encoded by the coding sequence ATGAGTATATTTTTTCACGAACAACTTTACAGAAGTGCCGCAGTGATGTCGCAGATCAAAAATTTCCCGGTAACGGTGTGCGGGGCGGGTGCCTTGGGTGCGAATATTACAGAAAGTCTGGCGAGATCGGGCTTTTGTCAGTTAAAAGTCATCGATCGCGATCGCATTGAGGAACGCAACCTTTCCACTCAACCCTATTATCGATCGGACATCGGCGCATTCAAAGCCAAAATTCTCGCCAACAACCTCTACCGCGCTTTGGGAGTCAGCATTGACGCGCACTCAAAAGAATTGACACCCGCCAATGCCGATCGGCTGCTTGCCAACAGCGCCGCTGTCATCGATACTTTTGATAACAGTGTCGGCCGACAAGCAGTCAAGGATTACTGTGCGAGTGTCTCCCTTCCCTGCGTGCACGTCGGATTAGCTGCCGATTACTCCGAAATAATTTGGAACGAACACTATCGGGTTCCTTCAGCGGCGAATGATGACGTTTGCGATTACCCACTGGCGCGAAACTTGGTAATCCTGACAGTTGCAGTTGCCTGCGAAGTTATTGTTACCTTTGCTGCTACCAAAGAGCAACAAAATTTAACTTGCACGATCGGAGATTTTGCACTAAAGCCACTTATATTGTAG
- a CDS encoding GNAT family N-acetyltransferase: protein MMASLSVRCYAGDRDLSAIAHLINTCEQVDRLDEGTSISELQQEFNAPFFNKSRDIRLWEDAEGKLIGFAQLSVSEPGEVIDGWLWFRVHPEARGGDVEAAAIAWGEVRMREVSAMRGARVKLRTYARAEDCDRISVLTSCGFKVDRYFCRMARSLLEPIPEPQFPEGFLLRQFPGEQDSEAWVEMFNQSFIDHWNHHDLTVDKFKHELAKPDYRNDLDLIAVADDGTFVSFCYCEISVQECDRTGRNEGWIACLGTRRGFRKMGLGRAMLLAGLHRLKAAGVATAIVGVDAENPSGAMGLYESAGFHNIRDSISYVKDI, encoded by the coding sequence ATGATGGCAAGTCTCTCGGTGCGCTGCTATGCGGGCGATCGCGATTTAAGTGCGATCGCCCATTTAATCAATACTTGCGAACAAGTCGATCGGCTCGATGAAGGTACTTCCATATCGGAACTGCAACAAGAATTTAACGCCCCGTTTTTCAACAAAAGTCGGGATATTCGCCTTTGGGAAGATGCGGAAGGAAAATTAATCGGTTTTGCTCAGTTGTCAGTTTCTGAGCCTGGGGAAGTAATTGACGGTTGGCTGTGGTTTCGCGTCCACCCGGAGGCGCGCGGAGGCGATGTGGAAGCAGCCGCGATCGCCTGGGGTGAAGTGCGGATGCGCGAAGTGTCTGCGATGCGCGGCGCGCGCGTGAAGTTGCGAACCTACGCGCGCGCTGAGGATTGCGATCGCATTTCTGTGCTGACAAGCTGCGGTTTTAAGGTCGATCGCTATTTTTGCCGAATGGCGCGATCGCTCTTGGAACCGATCCCAGAACCGCAATTCCCCGAAGGCTTCTTGCTGCGTCAATTCCCGGGCGAACAGGATTCCGAAGCTTGGGTAGAAATGTTCAACCAGTCGTTTATCGATCACTGGAATCATCACGATTTAACGGTGGATAAATTTAAGCACGAGTTAGCTAAACCCGATTACAGAAATGATTTAGACTTGATTGCTGTTGCTGATGACGGCACATTTGTCAGTTTTTGTTACTGCGAGATTAGTGTGCAAGAGTGCGATCGTACCGGGCGCAATGAAGGGTGGATTGCTTGTCTCGGTACGCGGCGCGGCTTCCGCAAAATGGGATTGGGACGAGCTATGTTGCTCGCTGGTTTGCATCGACTGAAAGCTGCGGGTGTCGCTACTGCTATTGTCGGCGTCGATGCTGAAAATCCCTCCGGTGCGATGGGACTTTACGAGTCTGCTGGCTTCCACAATATTCGCGACAGTATTTCCTATGTTAAGGATATTTAA
- a CDS encoding type II toxin-antitoxin system prevent-host-death family antitoxin → MSTEITYTEAEANFKDFCDRAVETGEVIVITRPNGKNAVLISEAELESLLETLYLLRSPANATRLLTALKRAKSRVIQPQTLDEICQKFGLDEENDTEKILQMRVK, encoded by the coding sequence ATGTCAACTGAGATTACATACACTGAAGCTGAAGCAAATTTTAAAGATTTCTGCGATCGCGCTGTTGAAACTGGGGAAGTAATAGTTATTACTAGACCTAACGGCAAAAATGCGGTTTTGATTTCTGAGGCAGAATTAGAAAGTTTGCTAGAAACGCTTTATTTGCTGAGGTCGCCTGCTAATGCAACTCGCTTGTTAACGGCACTGAAGCGAGCTAAATCAAGAGTCATTCAACCTCAGACACTCGATGAAATTTGCCAAAAATTTGGGCTTGATGAAGAGAATGATACTGAAAAAATCCTACAAATGAGAGTAAAGTAA
- a CDS encoding DUF433 domain-containing protein, with product MDWRKLIHPNPKASTSQPAAPETRLSVEFLLGLFAAGWTQQQVLEKYPALTAEKLRAALAAADSQLVSSIANPELLEIIAEERRKKSM from the coding sequence ATGGACTGGCGAAAGCTCATTCATCCAAACCCGAAAGCTTCAACAAGTCAACCAGCAGCCCCAGAAACTCGATTGTCTGTAGAATTTTTGCTGGGGCTCTTTGCTGCGGGATGGACTCAACAGCAGGTTTTAGAGAAATATCCTGCACTGACTGCAGAAAAGTTGCGCGCTGCTTTAGCTGCTGCTGATTCCCAGTTAGTGTCATCCATCGCTAATCCAGAATTACTAGAAATTATCGCCGAAGAAAGAAGGAAGAAGTCGATGTGA
- a CDS encoding VWA domain-containing protein, with amino-acid sequence MNMNTAERDLRLEMLNSLLTTPHRVLEKVAEIHKLIIELDPIFYGHLAVWYQRHGDVRDHKEVFAGNLLTSALTEHRDAGFMMLQEFPPYEVSRIVDFMKRHQNKVPRSARTAVTRYLKSREKNAQFFDRAAIRNRKAMKHLYATLHVKPSDRANAILFKDNPPEDSLAFVLKQLAKAATPAEQASLIVEYKIPYTIAVGAIKQLTPTVLAALINSMSPQEVINNLKSIQSRGAMEHPEVKQLIDSKLDEAAKCDRVSAYKASVAGAGANFDAATAAKLEAVTNEQVKKRGKIAKATGLLIDKSGSMESAIEVGKRLAALISGISDAALFVYAFDTMPYPVQANGSELTDWERAFKHIRAGGGTSCGCAVEAMRIKKQVVEQFIIVTDEGENSSPYFVDAYPNYCRRLGVIPDVVIVRVGAWCEYVEKQLKDKQISVETFTFAGDYYSLPNLVPMLSRPSRLELLMEILDTSLPVRDDK; translated from the coding sequence ATGAATATGAATACAGCAGAACGCGATTTGCGTTTGGAAATGCTCAACAGTCTGCTCACCACTCCTCACCGTGTATTAGAAAAAGTAGCAGAAATTCACAAGTTAATTATCGAATTAGACCCCATTTTTTACGGTCATTTAGCAGTGTGGTATCAACGCCACGGCGACGTGCGCGATCACAAGGAAGTTTTTGCCGGAAATTTGCTGACTTCGGCGCTGACGGAACACCGAGATGCCGGTTTTATGATGCTGCAAGAGTTCCCTCCCTACGAGGTTTCGCGCATTGTGGACTTTATGAAGCGGCACCAGAATAAGGTGCCGCGCAGCGCGCGCACTGCTGTCACTCGCTATCTGAAATCGCGGGAAAAGAATGCACAGTTTTTCGATCGCGCCGCCATCCGCAACCGCAAGGCGATGAAGCATTTGTACGCAACGCTGCACGTCAAGCCGAGCGATCGCGCTAATGCTATTCTGTTTAAAGACAATCCGCCGGAAGACTCTCTGGCATTCGTTTTGAAGCAGTTAGCAAAGGCGGCGACACCTGCGGAACAGGCGAGTTTGATTGTTGAGTACAAGATTCCGTATACGATCGCAGTTGGTGCGATCAAACAGCTAACGCCAACGGTTTTGGCCGCGCTGATTAACTCGATGTCGCCGCAGGAAGTTATCAACAATTTGAAATCGATTCAGTCTCGCGGCGCGATGGAACACCCGGAAGTCAAGCAGTTGATTGACTCGAAGCTGGATGAAGCGGCAAAGTGCGATCGGGTTTCTGCTTACAAAGCGAGTGTGGCGGGCGCGGGCGCGAACTTCGACGCAGCAACGGCGGCGAAGCTGGAAGCGGTGACAAACGAACAGGTGAAGAAGCGTGGCAAGATTGCGAAAGCAACTGGTTTGCTGATTGACAAGTCTGGTTCGATGGAAAGTGCGATCGAAGTCGGAAAGCGTCTCGCGGCCTTGATTTCGGGCATTTCCGACGCGGCACTGTTCGTTTATGCCTTTGACACGATGCCATATCCAGTGCAAGCAAACGGCAGCGAATTGACAGACTGGGAACGCGCTTTCAAGCACATTCGGGCGGGCGGCGGCACAAGTTGCGGTTGCGCGGTGGAAGCAATGCGGATTAAAAAGCAGGTAGTCGAGCAATTTATCATCGTAACAGATGAAGGCGAAAACTCTTCACCTTACTTCGTGGATGCTTATCCGAATTACTGCCGCAGGTTGGGAGTAATTCCTGATGTTGTGATTGTGCGAGTTGGTGCTTGGTGCGAATATGTTGAGAAGCAATTAAAGGACAAACAAATATCGGTGGAAACCTTTACGTTTGCCGGCGATTACTACTCCTTGCCGAATTTAGTGCCGATGTTGAGCCGTCCTTCGCGACTGGAATTGTTGATGGAAATTCTGGATACGTCGCTGCCTGTGAGGGATGACAAGTGA
- a CDS encoding Txe/YoeB family addiction module toxin — protein sequence MSAEGESDRVERQAVFQPEFLEDLEYWVQTDRKMALRLIKMVREILRDPFEGIGKPEPLKYEFSGAWSRRLNKEHRIVYLVSDDRIDFLKARYHY from the coding sequence ATGAGTGCTGAGGGTGAGAGCGATCGCGTAGAACGTCAGGCCGTTTTTCAGCCGGAGTTTTTAGAAGACCTAGAATATTGGGTACAAACTGACCGCAAGATGGCGTTACGCTTAATCAAAATGGTCAGAGAAATTCTGCGAGACCCGTTTGAAGGCATTGGCAAGCCGGAACCCTTGAAATATGAGTTTTCTGGCGCGTGGTCGCGTCGCTTGAATAAAGAACATCGTATTGTTTATTTAGTTAGTGATGACCGTATTGATTTTCTGAAAGCGCGCTATCACTATTAG
- a CDS encoding radical SAM protein produces MVMLLLYTRLFGYKLTLAESDVVRTQSNFNEFNADSEQTSSARFQSTNKAEEIRKLKQAYHLERRFFQ; encoded by the coding sequence ATGGTCATGTTGTTACTTTATACGAGACTGTTCGGTTACAAACTGACTCTGGCCGAGTCAGATGTTGTACGAACTCAGTCTAATTTCAACGAATTTAATGCGGATTCAGAACAGACAAGTTCAGCCAGATTTCAATCAACCAATAAGGCTGAGGAAATCCGCAAGCTCAAACAAGCTTATCATTTAGAACGGCGCTTCTTTCAGTAA